The Alicyclobacillus sp. SO9 genome includes a region encoding these proteins:
- a CDS encoding ATP-binding protein yields MEKIGLQSKPAFTNDAGEECCEFCQKPLPRHVHELFGKVRDFGSSHCKCPEAVKHKEKYDKELQRRMDEYDAAEHRHQIRQLIKQSMIPARWLERDFERFKVIDENRKAYEFALEYANTFSPSNGRGILLSGPVGVGKTHLAAAISLKLLEQEFRIVFGTVTSLLGQIRHTFDDSKEREADVFNRLTQCDLLVIDDIGKEKVTEWTEQTLFEIINSRYENNRSLVLTSNVSIADIRKRYQNVGDALTSRLLEMCQGIKMDGSDWRKKAVV; encoded by the coding sequence ATGGAGAAGATTGGGCTGCAATCGAAGCCGGCTTTTACAAATGATGCTGGAGAAGAATGCTGTGAGTTCTGCCAAAAACCATTACCAAGACATGTACATGAGCTATTCGGTAAGGTGAGGGACTTTGGGTCATCTCACTGCAAGTGTCCAGAAGCTGTGAAGCACAAAGAAAAATACGATAAAGAGCTACAGAGACGTATGGACGAGTACGATGCTGCAGAGCACCGACACCAGATTAGACAGCTCATAAAGCAAAGCATGATTCCTGCTAGATGGCTAGAGCGCGATTTTGAACGCTTCAAGGTTATTGACGAAAACAGAAAGGCATATGAGTTTGCATTAGAGTATGCCAATACCTTTAGTCCTTCTAACGGCCGTGGGATTCTATTGAGTGGACCCGTCGGCGTGGGCAAAACACATCTAGCAGCTGCTATCTCTCTAAAGCTTCTGGAGCAAGAGTTCAGGATCGTATTCGGGACGGTCACTTCATTGCTTGGCCAGATTCGCCATACCTTCGATGATAGCAAGGAACGGGAAGCTGACGTCTTTAACCGCTTGACTCAATGCGACTTACTTGTGATTGATGACATCGGCAAAGAAAAGGTGACGGAGTGGACCGAACAAACCTTGTTTGAAATCATCAACAGCCGTTATGAGAATAACCGAAGTTTGGTGCTGACGAGTAACGTTTCAATCGCTGATATTCGCAAGAGATACCAGAATGTCGGAGACGCGCTAACAAGCCGACTTCTCGAGATGTGCCAGGGAATCAAGATGGACGGTTCCGACTGGAGAAAGAAGGCGGTTGTGTGA
- a CDS encoding DUF3102 domain-containing protein, whose translation MEQLASSDLQQIADEIQFLKAQTAFSMIEIGKRLIRVKESLEHGQWIEWLDNQARMNVRSAQRFMKGAQLATQIRNTTALSHLSQTQVLSVLDLGPSSADEFLQTPHSFSSGETKTVEQMTTRETQEAVRKWKAAEQRAKEMEEQNVSLIERSRTIREENEELKRQKNPEPKVVEVAPPDYQDVLQENQEMNTRIAQLTGEMDSIRADYQHKLQDVRDGDRKAQMRELKRLLQEQLKAVGWNHSAALFLYQQLDGNKEASQYLHDFLNDYEQVVRQQITDWHNAMTLNTEEEITACKTV comes from the coding sequence TTGGAACAACTGGCTTCGTCAGACCTGCAACAGATAGCTGATGAGATACAGTTCCTGAAGGCTCAGACAGCATTCAGCATGATTGAGATCGGGAAACGGCTGATACGAGTTAAGGAGTCGCTTGAGCATGGCCAGTGGATTGAATGGCTGGATAATCAGGCTCGAATGAATGTCAGAAGCGCTCAGCGTTTTATGAAAGGTGCGCAACTGGCAACCCAAATACGAAATACGACAGCGCTGTCGCATTTGTCTCAGACACAGGTTCTTTCCGTCTTGGATTTAGGTCCTAGTTCTGCAGATGAATTTCTGCAAACACCTCATTCGTTTTCTTCAGGAGAAACAAAGACGGTTGAGCAAATGACGACTCGGGAGACTCAAGAGGCAGTCCGGAAATGGAAGGCTGCTGAACAGCGAGCTAAAGAGATGGAAGAACAAAATGTTTCTCTGATTGAGCGGTCGAGGACCATTCGTGAGGAGAATGAAGAGTTGAAACGGCAGAAGAATCCTGAACCCAAGGTGGTAGAAGTGGCGCCGCCCGATTACCAGGATGTGCTTCAAGAGAACCAAGAAATGAACACTCGTATTGCACAGTTGACTGGTGAAATGGATTCAATACGTGCCGACTATCAACATAAGCTTCAGGACGTCCGGGATGGCGATAGGAAGGCGCAGATGAGAGAACTGAAGAGATTGCTACAGGAACAACTTAAGGCCGTTGGATGGAATCACAGCGCGGCGCTGTTTCTGTATCAGCAACTAGACGGAAACAAGGAAGCGTCTCAGTACCTACACGACTTTCTAAATGACTATGAACAGGTTGTAAGGCAGCAAATAACGGATTGGCACAACGCAATGACTCTAAATACCGAGGAGGAAATCACAGCATGCAAAACAGTCTAG
- a CDS encoding ORF6C domain-containing protein, translated as MQNSLALIDQRIGKLIDLHESAIAHVDRLTGKMDSFNERISGVEDRLDRFTTIDSGQARVLQREASRRIRQLLPDEEQYKVKRPQYYSWLWRTYQDAFGVASYRDTRLKHFDAAIDWLREWRPVSAASNQSA; from the coding sequence ATGCAAAACAGTCTAGCTTTAATCGATCAGCGAATTGGCAAACTCATTGACTTACACGAGTCCGCAATAGCGCATGTAGATCGTCTCACAGGCAAAATGGACAGTTTTAATGAGCGTATCTCAGGTGTCGAGGATCGCTTGGATCGCTTCACAACCATCGACAGTGGACAGGCTCGGGTGTTGCAGCGTGAAGCTAGCAGACGCATTAGACAACTCCTTCCGGACGAAGAGCAATACAAGGTGAAAAGACCCCAGTATTACTCGTGGTTGTGGCGCACATATCAAGATGCGTTCGGTGTTGCATCCTATCGTGATACGCGCCTGAAGCACTTTGACGCCGCAATTGACTGGCTTCGTGAATGGCGTCCTGTTAGTGCTGCGTCCAATCAAAGTGCATAA